Proteins from a genomic interval of Afifella aestuarii:
- a CDS encoding Hsp33 family molecular chaperone: MNKTTVTQTESRADDRALPFQVDPLDVRGRVVTLGPAIDAILARHDLPRPVKVLLGEAVALASLLATSLKDTGRFILQTETDGPVSMLVVDIRTPGEIRATATCNRERVEAVTVSGRAASGDLLGRGTLAMTIEQGKTGRRYQGYVPLENESLEDAAHSYFRQSEQIPTRVRLAVAEIVDRGSAGEAQQAWRAGGLIAQFLPESSERIKVRDLHPGDTPDDADMADLPLEDDAWLEAVALVDTVEDLELIDPAVPAERLLVRLFHERGVRVFEPTVLRDHCTCSRERIEQVLEQLPADELEEAAVEGAVEVRCEFCGKEYRFTPEELNSGKA, from the coding sequence GTGAACAAGACGACTGTCACACAGACTGAATCCCGCGCGGACGACCGCGCTCTGCCCTTTCAAGTCGATCCGCTGGACGTGCGTGGCCGCGTCGTCACGCTCGGACCGGCGATCGATGCCATTCTCGCGCGCCACGATCTGCCGAGGCCCGTCAAGGTTCTTCTCGGCGAGGCCGTGGCGCTCGCCTCGCTGCTTGCCACCTCTTTGAAGGATACGGGCCGTTTCATCCTGCAAACGGAAACGGACGGTCCGGTCTCGATGCTCGTCGTCGATATCCGCACCCCGGGCGAGATCCGCGCCACGGCCACCTGCAACCGCGAGCGCGTGGAGGCGGTGACGGTTTCCGGCCGCGCTGCGAGCGGTGATCTCCTCGGCCGCGGCACGCTCGCCATGACGATCGAGCAGGGCAAGACCGGGCGTCGCTACCAGGGTTATGTCCCGCTGGAGAACGAGAGCCTGGAAGACGCAGCGCATTCCTATTTCCGTCAGTCGGAGCAGATCCCGACGCGCGTGCGTCTGGCCGTCGCCGAAATCGTTGATCGCGGCAGTGCCGGCGAGGCCCAGCAGGCCTGGCGCGCCGGTGGGTTGATCGCGCAGTTCTTGCCGGAATCGAGCGAGCGCATCAAAGTCCGCGATCTCCATCCGGGCGATACGCCGGACGATGCCGATATGGCCGATCTGCCGCTGGAGGACGACGCCTGGCTGGAAGCCGTGGCGCTCGTCGATACGGTGGAGGATCTCGAACTGATCGACCCGGCCGTTCCGGCCGAACGTCTTCTCGTTCGCCTCTTTCATGAACGTGGCGTGCGCGTCTTCGAGCCGACTGTTCTGCGCGATCACTGCACCTGTTCGCGCGAACGCATCGAGCAGGTGTTGGAGCAGCTTCCCGCCGATGAGCTGGAAGAGGCGGCAGTCGAAGGCGCAGTAGAGGTCCGCTGCGAGTTCTGCGGCAAAGAGTATCGATTCACGCCCGAAGAGCTGAATTCCGGCAAAGCCTGA
- a CDS encoding efflux RND transporter periplasmic adaptor subunit, with protein MLVFVVLAAAVAGMRYMAATAPEGPKRPPSEQVYTVETQTVAFGSHQPDFSVFGTTIAGKTVELRALVAGEIVSISDDVEVGRRVEAGETLVTLDDFPYRGALTEARANFREAEATLTERQASVRAEEVAVSRAKEQLDLARTDLERAQQLRARGTGTQQSLDERQLILSQRAQALEERQSNLEVARARLEQQRAVNDRLRWRVEEAERNLADTVLKAPFDGVVMSEAAGLGRKVSASDLLVELYREGSVEARFVVSDRQFGRLLSDSEGVIGREVDVTWTVGGKPLVYKGTIDRIGAEVVADRGGVELFANVKDGPEVDLRPGAFVEVSVPDRTWQDAVRLPETALYGGNAVFVVEDGRLQRRPVDVAAYDGADVIVTSGLSEGETVMTTQIADAREGIKVAKPGENKRISPTMSMGHGS; from the coding sequence GTGCTCGTTTTCGTGGTGCTTGCCGCCGCGGTCGCTGGCATGCGCTACATGGCAGCCACGGCGCCCGAAGGGCCGAAGCGCCCGCCGAGTGAGCAGGTCTACACGGTCGAAACGCAGACGGTCGCGTTCGGCAGTCATCAGCCGGATTTTTCTGTCTTTGGCACGACGATCGCGGGCAAGACGGTCGAGCTGCGTGCTCTCGTCGCCGGCGAGATCGTGTCCATTTCGGACGATGTCGAAGTCGGACGTCGTGTCGAGGCGGGCGAAACGCTCGTCACACTCGATGATTTCCCCTATCGGGGCGCACTCACCGAAGCGCGCGCCAATTTTCGTGAGGCGGAAGCGACGCTCACCGAAAGGCAGGCGAGCGTGCGCGCCGAAGAGGTTGCGGTGTCGCGTGCCAAAGAGCAGTTGGACCTCGCCCGCACGGATCTCGAACGAGCCCAGCAATTGCGTGCGCGCGGGACCGGAACACAGCAATCCCTCGATGAGCGGCAGCTGATCTTGAGCCAGCGGGCCCAGGCGCTTGAAGAACGGCAGAGCAATCTCGAGGTCGCCCGTGCGCGGCTGGAGCAGCAGCGCGCGGTGAACGATCGGCTGCGCTGGCGCGTCGAGGAGGCGGAGCGAAATCTCGCTGATACGGTCCTGAAAGCCCCCTTCGATGGCGTGGTCATGAGCGAAGCAGCCGGCCTTGGTCGCAAGGTGAGTGCCAGCGATCTTCTCGTGGAGCTCTACCGCGAAGGCTCCGTGGAAGCCCGTTTCGTGGTGAGCGATCGCCAGTTCGGCCGTCTTCTCTCGGATTCCGAAGGTGTCATCGGACGCGAGGTCGACGTCACCTGGACGGTCGGCGGCAAGCCTCTCGTCTATAAGGGCACGATCGATCGCATCGGTGCGGAGGTCGTGGCCGACCGTGGCGGCGTGGAGCTTTTCGCCAACGTCAAAGACGGGCCGGAAGTCGATCTCCGCCCAGGCGCCTTCGTTGAAGTCTCCGTGCCCGACAGAACGTGGCAGGATGCCGTTCGGCTTCCGGAAACGGCGCTCTACGGCGGCAATGCCGTCTTCGTCGTCGAGGATGGGCGCCTTCAACGACGCCCGGTCGATGTCGCGGCCTATGACGGGGCCGACGTCATCGTCACCTCCGGCCTGTCGGAGGGCGAGACGGTGATGACGACGCAGATCGCCGATGCCCGCGAAGGCATCAAGGTGGCGAAGCCCGGGGAGAACAAGCGGATCTCACCGACGATGTCGATGGGGCATGGCTCGTGA
- a CDS encoding efflux RND transporter permease subunit → MSAVPPAPPSSPRRDAIPIVELFARHANAANLLMVLMILFGIFALLKINTQFFPSLETDTISISVSWPGASAEDVESNILEVIEPDVRFLDGVDEMRSYAREGSATISLEFEDGADMQKALSDVEAAVAAITNLPEDAEEPEVSFRQWREAVARLAVTGPYSETALRAIAKRIHDGLIDAGIDSVTYTGFRDRELVVSAEEAELRRLGLTIGDVSTAIAGNSRDLPSGELDASMSRQVRALSDAKDPAAIKEIEVKGFASGERIRVGDFADVNERFDPDDKEGLARGQRAIELYVERSASADTLASARLMNDYLERVRPTLPPDVEILKYDVNADQVADRIMLLVRNGLQGLILVIIILFVFLNGSIAFWVAAGIPIAMMTTLGVMYVTGQTLNMMSLFGLIMMLGVIVDDAIVVGEHTATRSSRGDDGLTAAIRGAGHMMTPVFAASLTTVAAFAPLFLVRGGIGQFIQTLPLVVIAVILASLIECFLVLPGHLAHSLTRVRHFGWSMWRWVFASLSVAAAVILALRPGTGELLGLSWLSALGDWFTERPSSVQLLLTVAFAMAAGALIEALVAMFSHRRERSTHRRTALRRGLDNGFEWVRSGPFLRLVRFTYHWRYLTVALAVASFILTIGLLQGGRVAFVFFPSPEAETIRGRVEFNPGTPREEVEETVRKLESALWQASDELSPHKPLIVAAFTTIGSAGRSEGDNLAEFRVQLVTSEERDVRTPTIVRAWQEKAPDLAGIKRFAVYEMRGGPPGRDVDIRFRGGNAADLKKAAEEAAEVLSGFPGVSGVADDLPYGKPELVIRLTPRGAALGLTNEDVGRQVRNALEGAIPRRFADGDEEVTIRVKRKLDGEGTAALRALQLRTPAGFYVPLEEVATLSERQGFASIQRVDGKSSVAVTADVDLAVTNPGAVLASLRQTGAIDRIAARYGLDTGFSGRAEEREDAFADLKLGAVIALAVIYILLAWVFASYLRPIAVMLIIPFGFVGATLGHLFMGFDLTILSLFGLLGLAGILVNDSIILVDRLEERLRDGDDLAEAAIGASTDRLRAVLLTSLTTIAGLAPLLTETSLQAQFLLPMAITMVFGLGFATGLVLFLVPALIGIGGDISRLFRFAAGRRVSAFARS, encoded by the coding sequence GTGAGTGCGGTGCCGCCCGCTCCCCCGTCGAGCCCGCGGCGCGATGCCATCCCGATCGTGGAGCTTTTTGCGCGTCACGCCAATGCCGCGAACCTCTTGATGGTGCTGATGATCCTGTTCGGGATCTTCGCCCTTCTCAAGATCAACACGCAGTTCTTTCCCTCGCTCGAAACCGACACGATCTCCATTTCCGTCTCCTGGCCGGGGGCGAGCGCGGAGGACGTAGAATCCAATATTCTGGAGGTGATCGAGCCGGATGTGCGCTTCCTCGACGGCGTCGATGAGATGCGCTCCTATGCCCGCGAGGGGAGCGCCACGATCTCGCTCGAATTCGAAGACGGCGCCGACATGCAGAAGGCCTTGTCGGATGTCGAGGCGGCGGTTGCCGCGATCACCAACCTGCCGGAGGATGCGGAAGAGCCGGAAGTCTCCTTCAGACAATGGCGCGAAGCCGTTGCGAGATTGGCGGTCACCGGCCCTTATTCGGAGACGGCGCTGCGCGCCATCGCCAAGAGGATCCATGACGGGCTGATCGACGCCGGTATCGATTCCGTCACCTATACGGGTTTTCGCGATCGCGAATTGGTGGTGAGCGCCGAAGAGGCGGAATTGCGTCGGCTCGGCCTGACCATCGGCGACGTCTCGACGGCGATCGCCGGCAACAGTCGCGACCTGCCGTCGGGCGAACTCGACGCATCCATGTCCCGTCAGGTGCGTGCGCTCTCCGATGCCAAAGATCCGGCTGCGATCAAGGAGATCGAGGTCAAGGGCTTCGCTTCCGGCGAGAGGATCCGCGTCGGCGATTTCGCCGACGTGAACGAGCGCTTCGACCCGGACGACAAAGAAGGTTTGGCGCGCGGACAGCGAGCGATCGAGCTCTACGTCGAACGCTCCGCCAGCGCCGACACGCTCGCCAGCGCGCGGCTGATGAACGATTATCTGGAGCGTGTGCGGCCGACATTGCCGCCGGATGTCGAGATCCTGAAATACGACGTGAATGCCGATCAGGTGGCCGACAGGATCATGCTTCTGGTCCGCAACGGCCTCCAGGGCCTTATCCTCGTCATCATCATCCTGTTCGTCTTTTTGAACGGCAGCATCGCCTTCTGGGTCGCTGCCGGCATCCCCATCGCCATGATGACGACGCTCGGCGTGATGTACGTGACCGGGCAGACACTCAACATGATGTCGCTCTTTGGGCTGATCATGATGCTGGGCGTCATCGTCGATGATGCGATCGTCGTGGGGGAGCACACGGCCACACGCTCGTCGAGGGGCGATGACGGGCTGACGGCGGCCATCCGCGGGGCTGGCCATATGATGACGCCTGTCTTCGCGGCGAGCCTGACGACGGTTGCAGCCTTTGCGCCACTCTTCCTGGTGCGCGGCGGCATCGGTCAGTTCATCCAGACCCTGCCGCTCGTCGTCATCGCGGTGATCCTCGCAAGTCTTATCGAGTGCTTTCTGGTTCTGCCCGGCCATCTCGCCCATTCGCTGACGCGGGTGCGCCATTTCGGCTGGTCGATGTGGCGCTGGGTGTTTGCCTCGCTGTCGGTCGCGGCCGCCGTCATCCTGGCGCTGCGGCCGGGCACGGGCGAGCTTCTGGGACTGTCCTGGCTTTCCGCCCTCGGCGACTGGTTTACCGAGCGCCCGTCTTCCGTGCAGCTCCTTCTCACCGTCGCCTTCGCCATGGCCGCCGGGGCCCTCATCGAGGCTTTGGTTGCGATGTTCTCGCATCGCCGCGAGCGCAGCACCCACCGCCGCACAGCGTTGCGCCGTGGCCTCGACAACGGCTTCGAATGGGTGCGCAGCGGACCGTTCTTGCGGCTCGTCCGCTTCACTTATCATTGGCGCTACCTGACGGTGGCGCTCGCGGTTGCAAGCTTCATCCTCACGATAGGCCTTCTCCAGGGCGGGCGTGTGGCCTTCGTGTTCTTTCCGTCCCCGGAGGCGGAGACGATTCGCGGTCGCGTGGAATTCAATCCGGGCACGCCGCGCGAGGAGGTCGAGGAGACGGTCAGAAAGCTCGAATCCGCTCTCTGGCAGGCAAGCGACGAACTCTCTCCGCACAAGCCGCTGATCGTCGCCGCCTTCACCACCATCGGTTCGGCGGGGCGCTCGGAAGGCGACAATCTCGCCGAATTTCGGGTGCAGCTCGTCACCTCCGAGGAGCGCGACGTGCGCACGCCGACGATCGTGCGCGCCTGGCAGGAAAAAGCGCCGGACCTTGCCGGCATCAAGCGCTTTGCCGTTTACGAGATGCGCGGCGGGCCGCCGGGGCGTGACGTCGATATCCGCTTCCGCGGCGGCAATGCGGCCGATCTGAAGAAAGCCGCCGAAGAGGCGGCAGAGGTTCTCTCAGGCTTTCCGGGCGTTTCCGGCGTGGCCGACGACCTGCCCTACGGCAAGCCCGAACTCGTCATCCGCCTGACGCCGCGGGGCGCTGCTCTCGGCCTGACCAACGAAGACGTCGGCCGCCAGGTGCGCAATGCGCTGGAAGGCGCCATTCCACGCCGCTTCGCCGATGGCGACGAAGAGGTGACGATCCGGGTCAAGCGCAAGTTGGACGGGGAGGGCACGGCCGCCTTGCGCGCTCTGCAATTGCGCACGCCGGCAGGCTTTTACGTGCCTCTTGAGGAAGTGGCGACCTTGAGCGAGCGACAGGGCTTTGCCTCCATCCAGCGTGTCGATGGCAAGTCGAGCGTCGCGGTTACCGCCGATGTCGACCTCGCCGTCACCAATCCGGGTGCGGTTCTCGCCTCTCTGCGCCAAACCGGCGCAATCGACCGCATCGCCGCGCGCTATGGCCTCGACACGGGCTTTTCCGGACGCGCGGAGGAGCGTGAGGACGCCTTCGCCGACCTGAAGCTTGGTGCGGTGATCGCTCTCGCCGTCATCTACATCCTGCTCGCCTGGGTCTTCGCCTCCTATCTGCGACCGATCGCGGTGATGCTCATCATTCCCTTCGGCTTCGTCGGCGCAACGCTCGGCCATTTGTTCATGGGGTTCGACCTCACCATCCTGTCGCTCTTCGGTCTGCTTGGACTGGCGGGCATCCTCGTCAACGATTCCATCATTCTCGTGGACCGGCTCGAGGAGCGCTTACGGGATGGGGACGACCTGGCCGAGGCCGCGATCGGAGCGAGCACGGACCGCCTTCGCGCGGTGCTTCTCACCTCGCTGACGACCATCGCCGGGCTTGCGCCGCTTTTGACGGAGACGAGCCTGCAGGCGCAGTTCCTGCTGCCCATGGCGATCACCATGGTGTTCGGTCTGGGCTTTGCGACCGGGCTCGTGCTTTTCCTCGTGCCGGCGCTGATCGGTATTGGCGGGGATATCTCGCGCCTCTTCCGCTTTGCTGCCGGACGGCGCGTCTCGGCTTTCGCGCGGTCCTGA
- the apaG gene encoding Co2+/Mg2+ efflux protein ApaG, giving the protein MYRATTRNITVSVAPEFLEKESNREAGRFFWAYTIEITNEGQERVQLLRRHWQITDALGRTEEVHGPGVVGEQPEIPPGETFRYTSGCPLSTPSGIMVGSYDMVSETGSGFSVEIPAFSLDLPGQKALLH; this is encoded by the coding sequence ATGTATCGCGCCACCACCCGCAATATCACCGTCTCCGTCGCGCCGGAGTTTCTGGAAAAAGAATCCAATCGCGAGGCGGGGCGGTTCTTCTGGGCCTACACGATCGAAATCACCAATGAAGGCCAGGAGCGGGTGCAGCTTTTGCGGCGGCACTGGCAGATCACCGATGCTCTCGGGCGCACGGAAGAGGTTCATGGGCCGGGCGTCGTGGGCGAGCAGCCCGAAATCCCGCCGGGCGAGACTTTTCGCTATACGAGCGGTTGTCCGCTCAGCACGCCTTCAGGGATCATGGTGGGAAGCTACGACATGGTGAGCGAGACCGGCTCCGGCTTCTCGGTCGAAATCCCGGCTTTCTCGCTCGACCTGCCGGGACAAAAAGCGCTCCTTCACTAA
- a CDS encoding glycosyltransferase, with protein MPAVSRSPRASSLFPSPADLQRPDRAALPADIAFLAGRCLTPRMLALAAQLARQRGTSASQELMALPGFSRPLYWRLLADHLGLPFIAEGDPVTLLPETLPPAAETIVRSRRMLVEKGPARMLVLAPEGPARVEELQRLLMQRPEIKGRFAIADPATIQACLLARNDAGLAYCAAHRLARAKPQLSALLCSSRKGRLVIGAAPLALIALILVSPLPFGRIVAILLSAFFFLSMLLKSAIAFLQTTERPARPLSDANLPSYTVLVPLYREAGIVPDLISHLDRIDYPSSKLQCLLLIEADDEDTLAAARRHARHPRYQIVAVPPQEPRTKPKALVYGLPFATGRLVVVYDAEDRPEPDQLRKAAAVFADDPALGCVQARLTIDNTENVISKLFALEYAANFDVFLPALAHWRMPLPLGGTSNHFPLAVLKRIGAWDPFNVTEDADLGIRLARYHYRSITIASRTFEEAPVSLSQWMGQRRRWVKGWMQSLLVAMWPVQGSAPALTAKDRMAVLAILGMGVAGLLAYAPACLVGFLAALAFRGMPEPDGLLSWSLFAANFLNVTVLVLSSATMAFRGLRSVGRTDLVPMIAFLPFYWMAMSLASWQAFFQLLRRPFLWEKTAHGLSKARGMRPDAQSGAARWLSTSRFIALWRKRAWFGPRRPGPAICGTTGCATSSRPSPAAS; from the coding sequence TTGCCGGCGGTCTCCCGCTCGCCGCGCGCTTCCTCGCTGTTTCCATCTCCTGCCGATTTGCAGCGCCCGGACAGAGCGGCTCTGCCGGCCGATATCGCTTTCCTCGCCGGGCGCTGTCTCACGCCGAGAATGCTCGCTCTTGCGGCACAGCTCGCAAGACAGCGGGGAACCTCGGCCAGTCAGGAATTGATGGCCCTGCCGGGCTTTTCGCGCCCTCTCTACTGGCGGCTTCTTGCCGACCATCTCGGTCTGCCTTTCATCGCCGAGGGCGATCCGGTGACACTCCTGCCTGAGACCCTGCCGCCGGCTGCGGAAACCATCGTCAGGTCCAGGCGAATGCTCGTTGAAAAGGGCCCCGCGCGCATGCTCGTGCTCGCACCGGAAGGGCCGGCCCGGGTCGAGGAATTGCAGCGCCTTCTGATGCAGCGGCCCGAGATCAAAGGCCGCTTTGCGATCGCGGATCCGGCGACGATCCAGGCGTGTCTTTTGGCGCGCAACGATGCCGGCCTTGCCTATTGCGCCGCGCACCGGCTGGCGCGTGCAAAGCCGCAGCTTTCGGCGCTTCTCTGCAGCTCGCGCAAAGGACGGCTCGTAATCGGCGCTGCGCCGCTCGCCTTGATCGCTCTCATCCTCGTTTCACCCCTGCCTTTCGGGCGCATCGTTGCGATCCTCCTGAGCGCCTTCTTCTTTCTTTCTATGCTTCTCAAATCGGCCATCGCCTTCCTGCAGACGACCGAAAGGCCTGCCCGGCCTTTGAGCGATGCAAATTTGCCGAGTTACACGGTCCTTGTGCCGCTCTACCGCGAGGCCGGGATCGTGCCTGACCTCATTTCCCATCTCGATCGCATCGATTATCCCTCCTCGAAGCTGCAATGCCTCCTGTTGATCGAGGCCGATGACGAAGACACGCTTGCCGCCGCGAGGCGTCATGCTCGCCATCCGCGTTACCAGATCGTCGCCGTGCCGCCGCAGGAGCCGCGCACAAAGCCGAAGGCTCTCGTCTACGGCCTGCCTTTCGCGACGGGGCGCCTCGTGGTCGTCTACGATGCGGAGGATCGCCCCGAGCCTGACCAGCTTCGTAAGGCGGCCGCCGTCTTTGCGGACGACCCGGCGCTTGGCTGCGTGCAGGCGCGGCTCACCATCGACAATACCGAGAATGTCATCTCGAAGTTGTTTGCGCTCGAATATGCGGCCAATTTCGATGTCTTCCTGCCGGCCCTCGCGCATTGGCGCATGCCGCTCCCGCTCGGCGGCACATCCAATCATTTTCCGCTCGCCGTCCTGAAGAGGATCGGCGCCTGGGATCCCTTCAACGTCACCGAGGATGCCGACCTCGGAATCAGACTCGCCCGCTACCATTATCGCAGCATCACGATCGCCTCGCGCACCTTCGAGGAAGCGCCGGTTTCGCTTTCGCAATGGATGGGGCAGCGCCGTCGTTGGGTGAAGGGTTGGATGCAGTCTCTCCTTGTCGCCATGTGGCCGGTGCAGGGGTCTGCACCAGCTCTGACTGCGAAGGACCGCATGGCGGTTCTGGCCATTCTGGGGATGGGCGTTGCCGGACTTCTGGCCTACGCGCCTGCATGCCTTGTCGGGTTTCTTGCGGCGTTGGCCTTTCGCGGCATGCCGGAGCCGGACGGCCTGCTCTCCTGGAGCCTTTTTGCAGCGAATTTTCTCAATGTGACAGTGCTCGTCCTGTCCTCGGCGACCATGGCCTTCCGCGGCCTGCGATCGGTCGGACGGACAGACCTCGTGCCGATGATTGCGTTTCTTCCGTTTTATTGGATGGCGATGTCGCTCGCCTCCTGGCAGGCGTTCTTCCAGCTGCTGCGCCGCCCGTTTCTGTGGGAGAAGACGGCCCACGGGTTGTCCAAGGCGCGCGGGATGAGGCCCGATGCCCAAAGTGGCGCGGCGAGGTGGCTCAGCACTTCAAGGTTCATAGCGTTGTGGCGCAAAAGGGCATGGTTTGGACCCCGGCGGCCCGGGCCTGCGATTTGCGGAACGACAGGCTGTGCGACCTCCAGCCGTCCTTCGCCTGCGGCTTCTTGA
- a CDS encoding glycosyltransferase has protein sequence MAQLIDSNHHASLSDYERIAHLSNDVRDLRDEAEMLLPKLQGRRVWMVNSTAHGGGVAELLPPLITMLRELGVDANWLVMESDEDEFFRLTKQIHNLIHGAGDPDLGNGAQALYEKVSHSVAARLAEFVKPNDVLVIHDPQPLGAGALLRERMDLTAIWRCHIGLDEETPETIAAWEFLEQWAVKYDHTVFTAPEYIPRCLAGRASIIHPSIDPLSNKNRDLPVHKLAGILANGGLITATGPTLTPPFEERAQRLQRNGEWAPATEPEDLGLLFRPIVTQVSRWDRLKGWLPLMQGFVKMKEALKANTLSEEERRPLELARLVLAGPDPESVTDDPEGLEALQEVIDTYLSLDADLQNAIAVISLPMTSPKNNALIVNALQRCSDIVVQNSVREGFGLTVTEAMWKRAAIVGSPAAGLRQQIRPDLDGRLVKDAHDTDDIARTLTELLLDQEHRDAFGLSAQQRVHNEFLVFAHVRNWLRVLAETLDGRAAAA, from the coding sequence ATGGCACAACTCATCGATTCCAACCACCACGCCTCGCTGAGTGACTACGAGCGCATCGCGCATCTCAGCAACGATGTGCGCGACCTCCGCGACGAAGCTGAAATGCTCCTGCCGAAATTGCAGGGACGGCGTGTCTGGATGGTCAATTCGACGGCCCATGGGGGCGGCGTTGCGGAGCTTTTGCCGCCGTTGATCACCATGCTGCGCGAGCTCGGCGTCGACGCCAACTGGCTTGTCATGGAAAGCGACGAGGATGAGTTTTTCCGTCTGACCAAGCAGATCCACAATCTCATCCATGGAGCGGGAGACCCCGACCTCGGCAACGGCGCCCAGGCGCTTTACGAGAAGGTGAGCCATTCGGTTGCGGCCCGTCTCGCTGAATTCGTGAAGCCGAACGACGTTCTCGTCATCCACGATCCGCAGCCGCTCGGAGCTGGCGCGCTTCTGCGCGAGCGCATGGACCTGACCGCGATCTGGCGCTGTCATATCGGCCTCGACGAGGAGACCCCGGAAACCATCGCGGCCTGGGAATTTCTCGAGCAATGGGCGGTGAAATACGACCACACCGTCTTCACTGCGCCGGAATATATCCCGCGCTGCCTCGCCGGCCGGGCCAGCATCATCCATCCCTCCATCGATCCTTTGAGCAACAAGAACCGGGATCTGCCGGTGCATAAGCTGGCCGGCATCCTCGCCAATGGCGGTTTGATCACGGCGACCGGCCCGACATTGACGCCCCCTTTCGAAGAGCGTGCGCAACGCTTGCAGAGGAACGGCGAATGGGCCCCCGCGACCGAGCCTGAAGACCTGGGGCTTCTCTTCCGACCCATCGTCACGCAGGTATCCCGGTGGGATCGCCTCAAGGGCTGGCTGCCGTTGATGCAGGGCTTTGTGAAGATGAAAGAAGCCTTGAAGGCGAACACGCTGAGCGAGGAGGAGCGCCGACCGCTCGAGCTGGCGCGGCTGGTGCTCGCCGGTCCCGATCCGGAATCGGTGACCGACGATCCGGAAGGTCTGGAGGCGCTGCAAGAAGTGATTGACACCTACCTCTCGCTTGACGCCGACCTGCAGAACGCGATCGCCGTCATTTCCCTGCCGATGACCTCGCCCAAGAACAACGCACTCATCGTCAACGCGCTGCAGCGCTGCTCCGATATCGTCGTGCAGAATTCGGTTCGCGAGGGCTTCGGCTTGACGGTGACTGAGGCGATGTGGAAGCGCGCGGCGATCGTCGGATCTCCGGCGGCGGGCCTTCGCCAGCAAATCCGACCGGATCTCGACGGGCGCCTCGTGAAGGATGCCCACGACACCGACGATATCGCCCGCACGCTGACCGAGCTCTTGCTCGACCAGGAGCATCGGGACGCCTTTGGCCTGAGCGCGCAGCAGCGCGTCCACAACGAGTTCCTGGTCTTCGCCCATGTGCGCAATTGGCTGCGGGTTCTGGCGGAGACGCTTGACGGCCGAGCTGCCGCAGCCTGA